A genomic segment from Triticum dicoccoides isolate Atlit2015 ecotype Zavitan chromosome 1A, WEW_v2.0, whole genome shotgun sequence encodes:
- the LOC119359918 gene encoding uncharacterized protein LOC119359918 — MKFFSAFDPWPVFFRREWGRTWPFIAGFAVTGAIITKMTAGFTEEDLKNSKFVQAHKKK; from the coding sequence ATGAAGTTCTTCTCGGCGTTCGACCCGTGGCCGGTGTTCTTCCGCCGGGAGTGGGGCCGCACCTGGCCCTTCATCGCCGGCTTCGCCGTcacgggggccatcatcaccaagaTGACCGCCGGCTTCACCGAGGAGGACCTCAAGAACTCCAAGTTCGTCCAGGCGCACAAGAAGAAGTAG
- the LOC119352932 gene encoding wall-associated receptor kinase 3-like — MHALLQLGLLGLILLGTQHASGAVVPSSNCRRRCGDVEIPYPFGIDPNIPNCSLAQVFDLSCEVRDGALKPKPFKAIFEVLDISLTHSTARVLNYIEAFCYNNSTRSMEHLGYHESQNGGASSVYRLSDVENRFTVIGCNALGIMSDFAGTGYQGMGVATCRNLSDLVDGSCAGMGCSQTMIPKRMYYYDTNFSPSVNTSRIWEFNRCSYAVLMEAAAFNFSTSYVGNTTFNDTYRGRVPMVVDWAVRDAKSCDDARRNTTYACLSSNSVCVDSVNDYGYMCNCSQGYKGNPYLPGGCQDVDECSNNNPCPSGGTCHNTIGGYRCSCRVGRKMEDNTCSPDIGLILGVTLGLFGATIIAMITVFWGQMIIQKRKLEKVKREYFRQHGGLLLFDRMRSEKGLAFTIFSEAELIHATNNFDSTRILGKGGHGTVYKGILKNNMTVAIKRCALVDERQKKEFGQELLILSQINHKNIVKLLGCCLEVEVPILVYEFVLNGTLFEYIHGKDRSSHISFSNLLRISHEAAEGLGFLHSYASPPIIHGDVKTSNILLDDNHMAKVSDFGASVLAPSDEEQFLTILQGTCGYLDPEYLQTCQLTAKSDVYSFGVILLEILTGQLPLKLEGPDTQKILSSTFLSAMKENNLDAVLVKHVKEQESMELLKGLADLAKKCLDMCGDSRPSMKEVANELGRLRKLPMYPWVRVGVETDGETLLGGDSTGVQEIESDYSVGENENHHINPGSSYYAR, encoded by the exons ATGCACGCCTTGTTGCAGCTCGGCCTTCTTGGCCTCATACTGCTTGGGACACAGCATGCCTCTGGGGCCGTGGTCCCTAGCTCAAACTGCCGAAGGCGGTGCGGCGATGTCGAGATACCGTACCCATTTGGCATCGATCCCAATATCCCCAACTGCTCGCTCGCACAAGTCTTCGACCTCAGCTGCGAGGTTAGAGATGGCGCCCTCAAGCCCAAGCCGTTCAAGGCCATCTTTGAGGTGCTGGACATCTCCCTCACCCACAGCACCGCCAGGGTGCTCAACTACATCGAGGCTTTCTGCTACAACAACTCCACCAGAAGCATGGAGCATCTCGGCTATCACGAGAGCCAGAACGGAGGGGCTTCCTCCGTCTACCGGCTCTCCGATGTCGAGAACAGGTTCACAGTCATCGGGTGCAACGCCCTGGGCATCATGTCGGACTTTGCCGGCACGGGCTACCAGGGGATGGGCGTCGCCACGTGCCGCAACCTGTCGGACCTGGTGGACGGGTCCTGCGCCGGCATGGGCTGCTCCCAGACCATGATACCAAAGCGCATGTACTACTACGACACCAACTTCTCCCCCTCCGTCAACACGAGCCGGATCTGGGAGTTCAACCGGTGCAGCTACGCGGTGCTCATGGAGGCCGCGGCGTTCAACTTCAGCACCTCGTACGTCGGCAACACCACGTTCAACGACACGTACCGTGGGCGGGTGCCCATGGTGGTTGATTGGGCTGTGAGGGACGCAAAGTCGTGTGACGACGCACGACGGAATACGACGTACGCATGCCTCAGCAGCAACAGCGTGTGCGTGGATTCAGTCAATGATTACGGCTATATGTGCAACTGCTCGCAGGGGTACAAAGGCAATCCTTATCTCCCCGGTGGATGCCAAG ATGTCGACGAATGTAGTAACAACAACCCATGTCCTTCGGGAGGCACTTGCCACAATACAATTGGAGGGTACCGATGTTCTTGTCGagtaggaagaaaaatggaagACAATACATGCAGCCCTGATATCGGCTTAATACTAG GAGTTACACTAGGATTATTTGGGGCAACCATTATCGCCATGATCACTGTATTTTGGGGACAAATGATAATCCAGAAGAGAAAATTGGAAAAGGTTAAGAGGGAGTATTTCCGCCAACATGGAGGGTTGCTTTTGTTTGATAGGATGAGATCTGAGAAAGGTCTTGCTTTCACTATATTTTCAGAAGCTGAGCTCATACATGCTACCAACAACTTTGACAGTACCAGAATACTTGGAAAAGGAGGTCATGGAACGGTCTATAAAGGGATACTGAAGAACAACATGACCGTTGCAATTAAAAGATGTGCACTAGTTGATGAAAGGCAAAAGAAGGAATTTGGCCAAGAGTTGCTCATTTTATCCCAAATAAATCACAAGAACATTGTGAAACTCTTAGGTTGTTGCCTTGAGGTGGAAGTTCCAATTCTAGTATATGAGTTTGTTCTAAATGGTACACTTTTTGAGTATATTCATGGAAAGGACCGATCATCACATATCTCCTTCAGCAATCTCTTAAGGATTTCTCATGAAGCAGCGGAAGGACTCGGCTTCCTACACTCCTATGCATCTCcccctattattcatggtgatgtaAAAACTTCCAACATTCTTCTTGATgacaaccacatggccaaggtatcGGACTTTGGAGCCTCGGTACTAGCCCCATCTGACGAAGAGCAATTTCTCACAATACTTCAAGGTACGTGTGGATACCTTGATCCCGAATACCTGCAAACGTGTCAGTTGACAGCTAAAAGCGATGTGTATAGCTTTGGAGTTATCCTTTTGGAGATCCTCACAGGCCAATTGCCACTAAAGCTTGAAGGGCCTGACACACAAAAGATCTTATCATCGACTTTCCTATCTGCCATGAAGGAGAACAATCTTGATGCAGTGTTGGTCAAACACGTGAAAGAACAAGAGAGCATGGAGCTGCTGAAAGGACTTGCAGACCTAGCAAAGAAATGCCTAGATATGTGTGGTGACAGCAGGCCCTCAATGAAAGAGGTTGCTAATGAGCTCGGTAGATTGAGAAAGCTTCCAATGTATCCATGGGTACGAGTGGGTGTGGAGACGGATGGAGAGACCCTTCTAGGTGGAGATTCTACCGGTGTTCAGGAAATAGAATCTGACTATTCTGTGGGAGAAAATGAGAACCACCACATAAATCCAGGAAGTTCGTATTATGCTAGGTGA